tgtatttgaaatatattttggaAAATCTTGTGGTCCGGAAGTTGCCATATTTGAACGTTTTTCGCGGGAATGGAACACTTTCAATTTAAAAGATCTTTCAATTGGAATCATGGATGAAGAAGTGCGACGTGCTATAAATGCAGAGGAATGTGAAGCCAATAAAGAATTTTGCATCAAAAATATAGCAAAAGACCACATTCGCCATGATTACAAAGAGCTATTGCAACTCATGTTTATTTTCTTAGGTGGCAGCATCCCGAACTTTTCCTTTCGTGCACCTGGCGCGACGTCACATGCCAGGTTTATGTCAAAAGCGATATAtgccttaaaaatgtttgctttgcaaaaacaatttaaaatgtcTTCCAGCCATTTGAATGGATTCCGCAATGTGTGTATTTTCCTGGTGCGTCTTTATATTCCGTATTGGTTTCGAACTACTAATGCAGTCGAAGCACCAAATTTGGATTTGCAGCTGGTAAAAAACATTGCCGGTTATTACGACCCAAAAATATCTCTAGCCTTATTAGATAAAATGAAAAACCACTTATGGTATCTGTCCGAGGAAGCCGTTGGTCTCGCCTTTTTCGATTCTAATGTGGACTTAAATGTGAAAAGAAAGATGGTTGAAGCACTAGCATTAGAAAAAGAGTTTGAAAGCAATGACGACAATGGCGTTTATCTGCATAAAAATGTAAATGCCAGCATTGAAGAAATGAAAGCATTCATAAGTAAAGATTTAAGTTGTTTTGTAACGCAAAGAACTAGAAATATCTTTTCACGATTGGAAATAGacgtaaaatttttcaacttAGATCCCTCAAAGTGGTGCGAAAATGCAGAATATTTAAAAGGTGTTCAAATCCTCAAAAACGTCACTGCTGTTAATGATTCTGCTGAGAGGAAAGTAAAACTAATAACAGATTTTAACCGGTCTTTAACTCATAGCGAAGAAGATAAACAATACTTGCTTCATATTGTCGAGAACTACAGGCAAAAGTTCCCTTCATATACTAAAACTTCGCTTTTGTAATATTCTTGAGACATATATTAATGATTGAAATGCAAATTGTGGAAAAATTGcgtcattttattttttctttaataaataaacagataacagtaaaaaaaaccaagtgtttttctatattttgaccTTTGACCTCATTATGGCACAGGTTGGCACACTCTGAttgagttaaaaatttaccacatgaattattacatcgaatcgcatatttgaccaatccccgtactcaaaattccaaaaaaaaaaataacgccaggtctaatgtacatacatatatttagcaaaaACGATCACTTCGTtaacataaaaattacaaatgtttacatacatatacaaatatacctAAATCATTTTACTGTCTGACATTTATAGCCAAACACAAGATACGTTTCTTATCttagttttaaaatgtttgcctactTGTAAATGCTACAAAATGCCCACATCACGATTACAAAAATCAAGAGGCTAGcattaatcaaataataaataaatctctatctcatacatataaacaatcacacatacacatataattagttttaggaacatatttttaagatttttcttaTAAGCTGTTGTAAATAACTTTACAAGtcagaattaaaaaatattctcaaatgacaacattgcttttatttacCCCTCAACACGCATAGAAATTTGTtatcgacgctgtatcgaattagaagaaaattgtttgaaatgtaagttttttgtgtttatcttctacttttttgctacctaatag
The Eurosta solidaginis isolate ZX-2024a chromosome 5, ASM4086904v1, whole genome shotgun sequence DNA segment above includes these coding regions:
- the LOC137251654 gene encoding uncharacterized protein, translating into MLACMDAGNMSTPLAIHFIIATAKALGHNIEDLVINCTSLRKQRKEYRRRHGTEIIENFKIPDTFVLHWDGKLLPAMTGKEKVERLAIVLTADNIEKLISIPIIECGTGEAIAQSIYNYLEKMNMINSVEMVCFDTTATNTGKRNGAGMLLEQKLKRSLLWLPCRHHIAEIKLRAVFEIYFGKSCGPEVAIFERFSREWNTFNLKDLSIGIMDEEVRRAINAEECEANKEFCIKNIAKDHIRHDYKELLQLMFIFLGGSIPNFSFRAPGATSHARFMSKAIYALKMFALQKQFKMSSSHLNGFRNVCIFLVRLYIPYWFRTTNAVEAPNLDLQLVKNIAGYYDPKISLALLDKMKNHLWYLSEEAVGLAFFDSNVDLNVKRKMVEALALEKEFESNDDNGVYLHKNVNASIEEMKAFISKDLSCFVTQRTRNIFSRLEIDVKFFNLDPSKWCENAEYLKGVQILKNVTAVNDSAERKVKLITDFNRSLTHSEEDKQYLLHIVENYRQKFPSYTKTSLL